One window from the genome of Tachysurus vachellii isolate PV-2020 chromosome 5, HZAU_Pvac_v1, whole genome shotgun sequence encodes:
- the LOC132846409 gene encoding uncharacterized protein LOC132846409, whose translation MEKEMVFTLYTNLMWMYKYKKDLFNKQYMVHNADAQPNNSLDPLWLMNEMIEEYSKRLESTNSPVVYKNGEILEYNADMELVIPKETPCIIIIRHDKKYILNGLGCYYGCDYALTALHVVNYLHLGILIAFPTKDVKLIYKAEFTKCCNRDKDRDQAYIKLLGNTSPLGDGLQNQIVEMDINDSIYFYTRDPNGNFQKQEGVILYQYPSKFFMSVAGKPGDSGSPVFNSKHELIGIYHGVYKDYGVTCNTFPSLTPGVQTNDRSLTELLRDVMFHLLHKFKLVPSFFGKLLRNSFLKCLKKYLNNK comes from the exons ATGGAAAAGGAAATG GTTTTCACATTATACACCAACCTAATGTGGatgtacaaatataaaaaagatttatttaataaacaatacatgGTGCACAATGCAGATGCACAGCCCAATAATAGTTTAGATCCACTTTGGCTTATGAATGAGATGATAGAGGAATATTCTAAAAGATTAGAATCTACAAACAGCCCAGTAGTTTATAAAAATGGAGAAATTTTAGAATATAATGCTGACATGGAGCTGGTGATTCCAAAGGAAACACCTTGcataataattattaggcatgataaaaaatatattcttaaTGGACTCGGCTGTTATTATGGTTGTGACTATGCCTTGACTGCCTTACATGTAGTTAATTATCTACATTTAGGGATACTCATTGCTTTTCCTACTAAAGACGTTAAACTGATCTACAAGGCTGAGTTTACTAAATGTTGTAACCGTGACAAAGATCGAGATCAGGCTTATATTAAATTACTAGGCAATACTAGTCCCCTTGGAGATGGTTTACAAAATCAGATCGTTGAAATGGATATAAATGACAGTATATACTTTTATACCCGGGATCCTAATGGTAATTTTCAGAAGCAGGAGGGTGTAATCTTATACCAATATCCAAGCAAGTTTTTTATGTCTGTAGCAGGTAAACCTGGAGACAGTGGCTCACCTGTTTTCAATTCTAAACATGAACTGATTGGCATATATCACGGTGTCTATAAGGACTACGGCGTCACTTGTAATACTTTTCCGAGCTTAACACCCGGTGTCCAAACAAATGATCGTAGTCTTACAGAGTTACTCAGAGAtgtaatgtttcatttattacataaatTCAAATTGGTTCCAAGCTTTTTCGGTAAACTGCTGAGGAACTCATTTCtcaaatgtctaaaaaaatatttaaataataaataa